From Stenotrophomonas sp. SAU14A_NAIMI4_8:
CGACCCGGACACCGACGCCAGCAGCGACGCGCCCGTGCGCCCGCTGCTGCAGGCCATCGAACAGCAGGGCCTGCAGCTGCGCTGGCTGCTGGAAACCCACGCCCACGCCGACCACGTGTCGGCCGGGCGCCAGTTGAAGGCACGGTTCCCGCAGGCCACGCTGGCCATCGGCGAAGGCATCCGCGCCGTGCAGGCTACCTTCGCGCCGCGCTACGGCCTGGACATGGCGGCGCAGCACGCGCACTTCGACCATCTGTTCAGCGATGGCGAAACCTTCGCGCTGGGTACGCTGCAGGGCCGCATCATCGCGGTGCCGGGCCACACCAGCGACAGCATCGCTTATCTGATCGACGATGCACTGTTCACCGGCGACTCGCTGTTCATGCCCGATGGCGGCACCGCCCGCTGTGATTTCCCGGGCGGCGACGCGGCGCAGCTGTACCGCTCCATCCAGCGCCTGCTGGCGCTGCCCGATGCCACCCGCGTGTTCGTCTGCCACGACTACGGCCCGGGTGGCCGTGCGATTGCCAATGAAACCACCATCGGCGCGCAGCGTGCGCACAACATCCACGTGCATGACGGCGTGGATGAAGCCGCGTTTGTCAGCGTGCGGCAGGCACGCGATGCCACCCTGGCCGAACCGAAGCTGATGCAGCCGGCGGTGAAGGCCAATATCCAGGGCGGGGCCTGAGAGCAGCGGCCAGGGTCGGCCGGGCATGGCCCGGCGCTACCGTGTTCCTGTCAGGCGCTATCGGCCCTGCGTGCGCACCACGTGCTGGCCCTTCACGATTTCGAAGGTGAAGGCGTACTGCAGGGTGACCGCCACCGGTTCGATGCTGTCGGCGCCCTTGCAGTCGCTGCGGTCTTCGGGCGTGTTGCCGGCGGCGAAACGACAGACCGCCGCCGGGGAATACTTCCACTGCGCGACCGCGTCCTGCGCGGCCTGCAGCAGCGGGGCATTCTCCGTCGCTGCGCCCGCGCTGCATTCCGTGCGGTCGGTCAGCGGCGTGCTGCGTTCAACCCCGCCCTGCGCGTCCACCACCACCTGCAGGCAGACCGTGGTTGGCGGCAACGCGGTGCGTGGATCGCGCTCGCCCACCACCGGGTCCGGTGCCGCATACAACTGCGGCATCCGGTAGCCCTCGCTGGCGGCCAGCGCGTACGGCTGGACCTGCCCCGCACCACCGGCCGCATCGGGCTGCAGGCGCTGGTGGCCGACGCTCTCATTGCGGGTATCGACCGTGGTCAGGCGTTCATGGCTGGCGCACCCGGCCAGCAGCGCGGCTGCGATGCAGAGCGGTGCGCCCTTCATCGCTCCCCTCACTGCGCCTGTCCGCCGGCAGCTTCGGTGTTGTCCATGGCGTAGGTGATCGGGATGCGCAGCTTGCCCGCCACCGCCTTGCCATTCTTCATCGCCGGCGTGTAGGTCCATTTGCGCGCCGCTGCGATCGAGGCCGCTTCAAACACGCCGGGGTTGGTCGCACTTTCCACCTTCACGTCGGTGACGATGCCCTTGGCATCGACGGCCACGATCAGGTTCACCACGCCGGTCTGGCGCTTCTCGATGGCGTCGGCCGGATAGCTCGGCGGTGACATCTTCTGGGCCTGGATCGGCCTGTCCAGGCCGGCCTTGGCAGCATCCGCCGCGGCGTGCTGGAACGGTTCGGCGCTGACCGACGGCGTGCCCGTCACCGCCCCCTGGCTGGCCCACGCCAACGCCGCCCCACCCATGCACAGACCCACCAGCAACAGCTGGCCCGACACCTTCGACAATGCCTTCCGCTTCGACTGCTTCAACATGGCGATACGCTCCTTCAACTCGGGTTGGCTGCGCCAATGGCAGGCCATCGGCGCAACCGGGTGGACCAGCTGCGCCTTCAGCAGCGTGCTGGCGTAGAGACGGCGCTGCGAGGGCTGGGTGGCGACGGTGCGTGCATCGCAGGCCAGTTCCTGGTCGCGCAGGAAACGGCGCGCGGCCCAGGGCAGCAACGGGTGGAACCAGAACACCGTGCGCGCCAGCAGCAGGCCGCCATTGGCCCAGTGATCGCCGTTGCGGCGATGGCTGCGTTCGTGCAGCAGGATCAGCGCCTGCTCATGGGCATCGAACTGCTGGTCGAAGTGCGGGCCAACCACGATGCGCGGCCGCCACAGCCCCACCAGCGCGGGCAGGCCGGGGTCGGCGCTGGCCTGCCAGCTGCCATCGTCACGCGCCTGCAGGGGGCCCAGCGTCTGCTCGAAACGGCGTTGCGCACGCAGCGCGCGCAGCAGCTGCAGGCCGGCCCCCAGCGCCCAGGCCACGGCCAGCAACCACGGCCACAGCGGCAACTGCGCGGCAGGCCCTTCCACGGTGCCTGGCACCACTTTGAATGGCAGCGTGGGCACGTGCTGCAGCACCGGCAATGCCGGCACGGGCAGCAGCAGGGCCAGCAGCAGCAGCGGCAACAGCCACCAGCTGCGATAGGCCAGTTCCGCACCGCCCAGCGTTACCAGCACGGGCCGCACGGCCGCCAGCAGCAGCACACCCAACGCCAGCCCCAGGCTGGCCTGCCACAGTCCATCGAGCAGCTCATTCATCGTCCATCTCCTGGATCAGCTTCTTCAGTTCGGCAATGTCCTGTGCCGTCAGCTGCCCGCGCTCGCTGAAGTGGGCCACCAGCGGCGCCACCCGGCCATCGAACACGCGGCCGATGAAGTCCTGGCTCTGCATGTCCACCCATGCCTGGCGTTGCAGCAGCGGCAGGTACAGGTAGCGACGGCCGTCGCGTTCGGCGGCAATGGCGCCCTTGGTCAGCAGGCGGTTGAGCAGGGTCTTGATGGTCGGCTCGGCCCAGTTGCGGTGGGCCAGCGCGGCGACCACGTCGTCTGCGCTGCGCGGCGACTGCTGCCACAGCACCTCCATCACGATGGCTTCGGCTTCACTGATCGCGCTCATTGTTTACATCCGTAATCGACAGTTCGATTACGCGCGTAATCGAACGCGCTGTCAAGCCCCTCGACATGCGGTTCATCTGCCCCGGACCAGCATCGAAGCCACCGCCCACGGAGCCTGCATGAAGCCGCTGCGCAAGAAGGACTACCCCGTCGAGGACGCACGCCGGTTCCTGGAACCGGGCCCGATCGTGCTGGTCAGCACGGCGGCGCAGGGCCAGCGCAACCTGATGACGATGGGCTGGCACATGGTGATGGGCTTCTCGCCGTCGCTGGTGGCCACTTATCTGTGGAACGAGAACCACAGCTTCGCACTGGCCCGGGACAGCGGCGAATGCGTGATCAATGTGCCCGGCGTGGAGCTGCTGGATACGGTAGTGGACATCGGCAACTGCAGCGGCCGGGATGTCGACAAGTTCGCCCACTTCGGCCTGGACGCGCTGCCGGCGCGCGAC
This genomic window contains:
- a CDS encoding TonB family protein; amino-acid sequence: MNELLDGLWQASLGLALGVLLLAAVRPVLVTLGGAELAYRSWWLLPLLLLALLLPVPALPVLQHVPTLPFKVVPGTVEGPAAQLPLWPWLLAVAWALGAGLQLLRALRAQRRFEQTLGPLQARDDGSWQASADPGLPALVGLWRPRIVVGPHFDQQFDAHEQALILLHERSHRRNGDHWANGGLLLARTVFWFHPLLPWAARRFLRDQELACDARTVATQPSQRRLYASTLLKAQLVHPVAPMACHWRSQPELKERIAMLKQSKRKALSKVSGQLLLVGLCMGGAALAWASQGAVTGTPSVSAEPFQHAAADAAKAGLDRPIQAQKMSPPSYPADAIEKRQTGVVNLIVAVDAKGIVTDVKVESATNPGVFEAASIAAARKWTYTPAMKNGKAVAGKLRIPITYAMDNTEAAGGQAQ
- a CDS encoding flavin reductase family protein encodes the protein MKPLRKKDYPVEDARRFLEPGPIVLVSTAAQGQRNLMTMGWHMVMGFSPSLVATYLWNENHSFALARDSGECVINVPGVELLDTVVDIGNCSGRDVDKFAHFGLDALPARDVAAPLVGQCHSCFECRLYDDSQVQSSNLFIWEIVRAHVAPRPKLPRTFHYRGDGQFMLSGAEVSRRRRFKPDML
- a CDS encoding MBL fold metallo-hydrolase, coding for MSVQVQSFFHRDSNTFSYLVSDPASGEAALIDPVLDYDPDTDASSDAPVRPLLQAIEQQGLQLRWLLETHAHADHVSAGRQLKARFPQATLAIGEGIRAVQATFAPRYGLDMAAQHAHFDHLFSDGETFALGTLQGRIIAVPGHTSDSIAYLIDDALFTGDSLFMPDGGTARCDFPGGDAAQLYRSIQRLLALPDATRVFVCHDYGPGGRAIANETTIGAQRAHNIHVHDGVDEAAFVSVRQARDATLAEPKLMQPAVKANIQGGA
- a CDS encoding BlaI/MecI/CopY family transcriptional regulator, encoding MSAISEAEAIVMEVLWQQSPRSADDVVAALAHRNWAEPTIKTLLNRLLTKGAIAAERDGRRYLYLPLLQRQAWVDMQSQDFIGRVFDGRVAPLVAHFSERGQLTAQDIAELKKLIQEMDDE